ATCAGGTCGTCACTCTGGCAAATAACTTCGGCGGTTCCTACTGCAGCAGCGATATCATTTTCGGTTCCGATTAATCGAAATCCTCTTCCTGATCGATGATCACCGTACAGTCAGGCAGACTGTCCAGAAACTTCTGACCATATCTCTTGGTGCGTACCCGCGGGTCGAGAATGACGACCTGTCCCCGATCGCTGGCAGAGCGAATCAACCGTCCAAACCCCTGTTTGAGTTTGATGACCGCTTCGGGAATCTGATAATCCATGAATGGATTTCCGCCTCGATTGCGAATCGCTTCGACCCGGGCTTCGAGCAGGGGATGATCGGGCACGCTGAAAGGGAGCTTGGTAATAATCACGTTGATGAGCGCGTCGCCGGGTACGTCGATGCCTTGCCAGAAACTGTCTGTGCCAAACAGAACACCCCGAGGGTTGTTCCGAAACCGCTCCAGCATCAAGGAACGTGGTAGACCTTCGCCTTGCAGATACAAAGCCAGATTATGTTCCTGCAGCCAGCCACTAATCCGTTCGGCACACTGCGTCATCATTTTGTAACTGGTAAACAGTGCAAACGCATGACCGTCTGTCTGTTCGATGTACTGTTTTAATTTATCGGCCACCGCCGCTTCGTAGGCAGCCGGTGCATCACCGGGATCGGGCATTGCTCCTGGTAGAATCAAGCGGACCTGTTCCCGGTAATTAAACGGACTGCCCAGCTTCAACTCTTCACTCTGCGTTAAACCGAGACGCGAACGAGTGAAACTGAAATCCTGATCGCCGACCGCCAGTGTGGCGCTGGTCAGAATCACGGTGTTCGCCTGGTTAAACAGTTCGTCGCGAAGTACCGGCCCGACATCGACAGGCGCATTAACCATTTTGACCCGCTGTGTTCGTCCCCGTGAAACTTCTACCCAGTAAACCGAATCGCCGTCAGCCTGCTGCGTCAACCAGCTGTTTAACGCATCCCCCAAAGCAGAGCTGCGTTCGGCGACCGCCTGCAACTCAATCTTTTCCTCTTCACTCTTCAGTGAAAAGGCGTATTCGGAGATTTGCGCTGCCAACAACTTCATCTCATGCGTGACTGCATTCTCAATCGGCGGCTGCTGTCGGATACGTCGGTTCGACAAGCCCTGACTCGACTGCCACTCCAGCAAATGATCAAACAGATCTTCGACCATAAATCGCAAACGCGTTACATGCTGCTGACAATCGACCAGATTGTGGTGCAACAGCAGGCCTTTCTGGGTGCGGTCGTTATAGAGCTTGTTAAACAGGTAATCGAACTGGCTGTTGGTAATCGAGAGACCAAGATGGTCGCCGGCAACCGCTTCAATCGTGTGCGCTTCATCCAGAATCACCGTGTCGTAATCGGGTAAAATGCTGCTGCCTTCCCGGCGGATTGCCAGATCAGAGAAAAACAGAGCGTGGTTCACAACAAGCACATCCGCATTCCAGACACGACGACGTGCTCGATAATAGAAACAGTCATTATAAGTTGGACACCGTTTCCCCAGACAGTTCCCATGTTCGCTTTGGATTTCATCCCAGATCTTGGGCAGAGGCCGAAATTCCAGGTCCGACCGACTGCCGTCACTGGTCTTGCGCGACCATTGCACAATCTGATCGAGTTGACTTAACTCATCTTCACGCGAAAATGTACTGCTGGCTCGATCGACGGTCCCTTTCAAGCGACGCAGACTCATGTAATTGGAGCGGCCTTTGACCAGTACCGCTGAAAATTCAACCGGAAGAACCGCATTCAAAAACGGGATGTCCCGGTTGATCAACTGCTCCTGCAGACTGATGGTATTTGTCGAGACGATCAGCCGTTTACGATCTTTACCCGACCGGGTTTCATTCTGTTTGCAGGTCGCCAGAATCGCAGGCACCAGATAGGCAAAACTTTTTCCGACTCCAGTTCCTGCTTCCACCAGCAGATGGTTTTTGTTCTCAATCGCCTGTGCGACGGCTTCGGCCATTTCCAGTTGCTCGGGACGATGCTCGTAGCGTTCGAGCCTCTGGGCGACCTTACCCTCATTGCCGAGAATTGAAATCACATCGGTTGTCAAAGTGGGCCTCAACTGTTGAGTGGAACAAAAAAGAGACCAGCATATTCTTGAGTGGGCTCTGAGAGAGTGTTTTATTTCTTGCGACGAAAACAGACAACGCACATGTCATCTTTTTGCATGGAATCGTTTTGAAACGCCTCAACATCAGACAGAAGGCCTTTCACGAGCGGCTCAACCTCATCTGGTCCCGACTTCAGATATTTGACCAGGCGGTCTTTGTGATACAGGTTATTATCATGGTCCATCGCTTCCGTGACTCCATCCGTGTAAAACAAAAGGGTGTCCCCCGGATCGAGCGAAATCGTTTCGACATGGAACGTCTGTTTCTTCATTACGCCCAACGGCATACCCGATTTCTCTTGTGCTACCGGCTCCACGGTTCCGTCAGAACTCTTCCGGAGCAACGGCGCCATATGCCCTGCATTGACGATCGAAACCGTATGTTTTTTCGGATCGAGCACAGCCAACACGAACGTGATAAACCGCAGCCCGACTCCACTGGACGCAATTTCCGCGTTCAATTCGCCTAAGGCTTTTTCCGGAGTATTTCGAGATAGAACCTGATAACGTGCTGAGGCGTAGAGCCGCGCCATCAGAATCGCCGCGGGAACACCTTTGCCCGCGACGTCGCCTAACGTCACAACCATTTTTCCATTCGGCAGTTCGATATAATCAAAATAATCGCCGCCTACGCTCTGAGCTGATTCATAGTAATCAAAGAACTCATACTCTTTGAATTTGGGTCGATTGTGCGGCAGCAGTCCTAACTGAATCTGATGGGCAAATTCCAGATCGCGTTCGATGTCCCGCTGTTTGACCAGATCTTCATGCAGTTTGGCATTTTCAACAGCCAGACTTGCCTGTTGTGCAATCGCCACCATCACATCCAGATCGTCTTTGTTAAACTGCTGACCGATATCGCGGCTCGCAAGTTGTATGACTCCCAGAATGTCTCCCCCCTGGGAAACCAGCGGCACACACATCATTGAACGAATGCGGAGTGACGTAATGCTCTCGCTCATTTTGAAGCGATCGTCTTCGACAGCGTCGGCGCTCAGAATGGCAGAACCACTCATGATCGCCTGGCGTACGATGGTCGTACTGATTCGAATCGAATCTTCATCTTCCGCACGGCGGGCTTTCGTGGCTTTCACCACCAGCTTCTTCCGTTCTGGGCTCTGCAGCATGATGAAACCCTGGTCGGCCTGGGCAAATATTTTAAACAGACCATCCAGAATACGGGGCAGCACCTCATCCAGTTTCAGAGCACGACTGAGGATCTGACTGATTTCCAGAACCGCATGCAGTTTGACTTCTGGTTTCACGCTGATTCGGAGCTGACTGCTGCTGTTCAGATCGAGCTGGCTGATAATCGAGGAACCATCCAGCACACCTTCATGTGAGCTTCCATCCAGGGCAACAACATGTGAGCCCTGTTTCAAGCTCTGATTACTGACTTCCATGGTCTGTTGAATGGCAGAGTCAAGAAAATCGGGGGTCTCCTGATAATCGAGCAGGAACTGCATCTGAATATCACAAATGCTGATCGTATCGTTTTCGTGTAGTTCCGTGCGACCTTCGATGACCGTCCCGTTCAGCAGGGTTCCGTTGCGGCTGTGCAGATCTTCCAGATAAAAGAAGCCGTGACTTTCCAGAATCTGAGCGTGATAGCGGCTGACAGCGACATTATCAAGCACAATCTCACAGTTGGGATGCCGGCCCATGATGACCCGCTCGCCACTGAGTTCGATAATCTGTTCGGGAACTTTCCCTTTTAAAATTTGTAAAATCGCCACCGCTGTGCCCGAATGTACTTAAATCTGCCTGATAAACTAAATCGACGCTTAAAACTGGAGCGCCGTTCAAACAAAGCTGAAACTGCAGCCATTATAGGTCATTGCTCACGAAAAGACATCTCTCCTCGACAGGAGCTCGGAAGATTGTCAGAACTCTCCCTGAATTCCATCCGTTGTGCCATCTAGATCAATCAGGAGAGGGGCCAGGGGATCGATCTTCCTCATCAGTGAAATTAGAAAGCCTGCGAATATCCTCTCTGTTATCAACCTTGTCCCCCAGAGTCTTCTGGTTCTCTTCCAGTGCCGTTACGACATAATCAATCAATCCGGCATCCAAATAGTTCATATGATCCCCAACACGAATATCCCAGATATCCTGTGCTTCACGCGCATTCCCGTTGATACTCTCCAGAGCCATTAACCCCGCATAACCATTCACTTCATATTGAGCCTGCCCTGAGTCCTTCAGCTCCTGAAAAATGGCTTTGGCTTCGTCATATCGATCTGGTTTGATCAATAACCCCCCTAAACGAATCTGGGCACGTCTTTTATAAACTTCACTAACGGGTTCATAATCAATCACCGACTGCCAGGCTTCTTCTTTATCTTTCAAACGTGTCGCGAGCAAGAACTGCGCAAACGCCGTTTTTTCATGAGGGATGATGCTCTCGACAGCTGCTTTCCCTGCCTGCTCCTGAAAAGGTGCATTCAATGGATCGCCGGGACGATTCACCCATCCGATGGCCGCTGCCACACTCCCCAGACAGAGCGACGCCAGTACAAACGCAAGGAACTGCTTTTGAAAGCTACGATTCCCCTGAAAGGGAATCAGTGACATCCAGCTTCGCCCCTGCTTCAGAGAAGGCTGCTCCGGAATTTTCTTAATCGCCTGCATCAGCTCCGCTGCATTCGCCGGGCGTTTCTCGGGATCTTTTTCCATCATGCGATGCACGAGGTCACAGAGCTCGACGGGAAGATCCGGTCGGCGTTTTGAGAGCGGCGGAGCTGGCTCGTTCAGATGCTTGACGGCAATCGAAAGCGCCGTTTCCCCGTGAAAGGGCGGACGTCCGGAAATCAGATGATAGCAGGTGACTCCCAGCGAATAGATGTCACTTCGCTGGTCCAATGGCTTGCCGTTGACTTGCTCCGGACTCATATACAAAGGCGTGCCCATGGTCGTGCCGACCTGGGTTAGTTCGACGCGTTCGTCTGACTGGGCAATTTGCGCGAGGCCAAAGTCGGCGACTTTGATCAGTTTTCGAGAGGTGATCATGATATTTTCGGGTTTGATATCCCGATGCACAATCCCTTTTTCCGCAGCAGCATTTAACGCAGCAGTTACCTGTCGCATAATCCGCAGAATCAACGCACAATCAGGGGGTGCATTGCGTGCGAGATGTTCTCTTAAATTGATCCCGCGCACATATTCCTGCGCAATGTAATGCGTACCTTGAAAGTCGCCGGTCATATAGACCTGAACGATATTCGGATGGGTCAGGCCGGCGGCTGCTTTTGCCTCGCGTTCAAAACGCCTGACGTGCGTTTCATCGCTCATCAGTTCATTATGCATCACCTTGATGGCGGCTTCTCGTTTGAGAGAGACCTGCTCGGCCAGATAAACGGTGGCCATCCCGCCCTGCCCCAGCTTTCTCAGAATCTTGAAGTCATCTAACTGAACGCCGATCAGACTCGCTGATTTGGCTTTTTTTGACGGCTTTGAAGAATCACTGGTTTGAGAAATCGTTTCCTGAGTGGTATCAGCATCGTCAATCCCTGTCGCCTGCTGCGTACGTACTCCTTTTCCCTGGCTTGAGGGCGGCGGGGAACTTTCTCCGGTCGCTCCAGCCGAGACCGGTCCGATCTTTTTTCGTCGTTTGTCAGATGGCATAAGTTGTTGTCTGGCAGTATCGTAAGTCGTTTATCACCTGATAGAAAGAAGTACACACTCTCCATAATAGAGGTGATACCCTTTGAGGTATAGAGAAAGTTTTCAATTGTCGTAAAAAACTTACTCTGCAGAGAAAAACAACAGGCTTTCTGCCCGGTTTTTCACATTTTGCGGTCTGCCAGACGATTGAGAATTGCGGCCCCTTCTTCCAGAACCGGGTTCTCCTGCGCATAGGAAATGCGAAAATGCGTATCGCGATTACTGAACACATTGCCGGGTATAATCAGTAAATTATTTTTGATCGCTTCCGTGCAGAATTCGGTGCCGGTTCCCCATGGCGTTTTGAGGAACATGTAGAAGGCACCGCCAGCGCCGGCAATTTCAAATTTGTCTGATAAGCGATCCCGCATCAGATCACGTTTCTCGTGGTATTCTTCCACCCGATCCGAGATGTCACATTCCAGAGCAGCCAGCCCCGCCCATTGCACCGGATGCGGCGCACAGACAAACGTGTATTGTTGTAGCTTAATCATCTGCTGCACGACGCTTTTGGGGCCATGCACAAAACCAAGACGATGTCCGGTCATCGAGTGTGATTTACTGAACCCGTCGATCACAATCGTTTTCTCATTAAAGGCAGCCGGGCTGACAAACGGCTCGTCATAACAAAAGGAACGATAGATCTCATCACTGACCAGTGCGATATTCTTTTCCGCCACCAACTCTGCCAGAGCACGCGTCTCGGTTTCCGATGCAACGTGCCCGGTCGGATTGCTCGGGCTGTTAAACAAAATCAGCTTGGTGCGATCGGTAATGGCAGCGCGGACTTTTTCAATGTTGATCGTGAAATCCGGATAGGTCTCCACAAACACCGGTTTACCACCGACAACACGTGTCAGATGTGTATACATCACAAAGTAAGGATCGAAGACAATCACTTCATCACCAGGATTGATCAGGGTATTCAAAACCAGCATCAATGCGCCACTGGTCCCGCTGGAAATAAACACCTGGCGATCTTCATGATGATATTCGGCGTCGACCCGTGATTGTATTTTCTCAATTAATGGCGCAATCCCCTGCGTCTGGCTATAAGCATTTTTGCCGTCTCGGACCGCCTGACATAAAGCATCCTTAATAGTATCAGGAGTATCAAAGTGCGGCTGTCCGATACTCAGATTCACCGGGTTCTTCATGTTCGCCGCCAGATCGAATACTTTTCGAATTCCTGAGGCATCGATCAGATGCATGCGGTCGGCTATCCATTCTTCACTCATGTGATTCACGTTCTTTTCCTGAAAGGTCTGTTGTTATCGCAGATTAATGTTGAAAGATCCGCTGATTATATCGCGGAAATGACTCTGAAAGAAAGAAACCGATCAGAGGTTTTCGGGAATGTGTTTTGATAAAAAGTAAAGGCCGGCGTAAATCCGCGCATCCAACAGGCAACCTCGCTCCTGTGCGGCCTGTAACCACGACTCGATCTCTTGGAAGGGAACCGCATGTACGGTGATATTTTCTGATTCATCACCGCCCCCGGCCGCGACTTTTTTCAGATCCAGCGCGAGAAAGAAATCAACGGCTTCGTCAGTCAGACCGGCGGAAGAGACAGTGGATCCCAGTGGAATCATGGTCTGTGCTTCATATCCTGTTTCTTCGATCAGTTCTCGCGCAGCGGCTGTCTCGAACGCTTCTTCCTCCTGCCCCTTGATATCTCCGGCCAGTCCTGCAGGAAACTCGATCACGGGCGCATTGACGGGGGGACGAAACTGTTCCACCAGAATCACCCGGTAATCTTCCGTAAGCGGAAACAGACAGACGACCCCCGACAGATTCACACGCTGGACGAATTCCCAGCGTCCGCGTTTGATTAATTTTAAGAAACGGGTTTCGGCGATCGTCTGATCTTCGTCGCTCATTGATGTCTTTCTTTTTGTCCTGTCTCGTCCTGGTCATTCACGGACAGAAAAGGTTTCTTTGGAAGAACTGTCCCATTCACTTGTTTATCGATTGATCTGCCGATTGAGATCATCAAGAATGGAACATTAATTTCACTGACTTCCATTTTCAACATCAATCGAGAGGCACTAGTTTTGATGCACAACTTGACGTTGAGGTTCACTCGAAATCTCATCCCCCAGTTTTCCGTGCTCTTAATTGTAGGGACCGTGGTCTGTTTTTTCCACGGTCACTCAGCCCTGTCCGCGACGAAATTCGCTGCTCAGACAGACCAGAAACAATTTCCCATCAAAAAAAGCTGGGGAACCATCAGTGCTTTACCGCAAGGCCTGAAACTGAAGCTTTCTGATTCCAAGCCCCCCAAAAGCGTCACTATCCCGCGTTTGAATAACCGTGTCAAAACGATTTACCTTGCAGACGATGACACGAAAAAACCACTCACACTCAAACCGGGCATTGAAGAATGGGAAATCCAGCTGCCAGAGTCAGTGCCAGCATCGGCAACGGTGATCGTGGAATTTAATGAGGCCCCTTATCTGCCTGTGAAACCGAAAGTCATTTCCGAAAATGCCGATCAGCAGGTCGTTCTGGATGCCAAAGATGCCCTCGTGCACGGCATGCTGCTCCGCTATGAACCGCAGCCTCATAAAAATACGGTCGGCTATTGGGCTAATGAAAACGACTGGTGTGAATGGAAACTGGATCTGAAAACACCCGGTGTATTTGATGTTTATCTGCTACAAGGCTGCGGCCGCGGACAGGGAGGCAGTGAAGTTCAAGTTTCAGTCAATGATCAAAAGCTGAAATTAACCGTTGAAGAGACGGGGCACTTTCAAAATTTTAAAGAACGTCACATTGGGAAACTGAAACTCGATCAAACCGGGGTCCAGTCGCTCCAGGTGAAACCAATCAAAAAAGCCAGGAATGCCGTGATGGACGTACGACAAATCCGTCTCGTCAGGCAATAATAAGCTTTTAGACCGATCAATATTCTTACACCTTTGAACCGAATTTTAGGAACGATCTATGAAACAACTCGCCCTCTTTCTTTT
This genomic interval from Gimesia alba contains the following:
- a CDS encoding ATP-dependent DNA helicase, with product MRPTLTTDVISILGNEGKVAQRLERYEHRPEQLEMAEAVAQAIENKNHLLVEAGTGVGKSFAYLVPAILATCKQNETRSGKDRKRLIVSTNTISLQEQLINRDIPFLNAVLPVEFSAVLVKGRSNYMSLRRLKGTVDRASSTFSREDELSQLDQIVQWSRKTSDGSRSDLEFRPLPKIWDEIQSEHGNCLGKRCPTYNDCFYYRARRRVWNADVLVVNHALFFSDLAIRREGSSILPDYDTVILDEAHTIEAVAGDHLGLSITNSQFDYLFNKLYNDRTQKGLLLHHNLVDCQQHVTRLRFMVEDLFDHLLEWQSSQGLSNRRIRQQPPIENAVTHEMKLLAAQISEYAFSLKSEEEKIELQAVAERSSALGDALNSWLTQQADGDSVYWVEVSRGRTQRVKMVNAPVDVGPVLRDELFNQANTVILTSATLAVGDQDFSFTRSRLGLTQSEELKLGSPFNYREQVRLILPGAMPDPGDAPAAYEAAVADKLKQYIEQTDGHAFALFTSYKMMTQCAERISGWLQEHNLALYLQGEGLPRSLMLERFRNNPRGVLFGTDSFWQGIDVPGDALINVIITKLPFSVPDHPLLEARVEAIRNRGGNPFMDYQIPEAVIKLKQGFGRLIRSASDRGQVVILDPRVRTKRYGQKFLDSLPDCTVIIDQEEDFD
- a CDS encoding SpoIIE family protein phosphatase codes for the protein MAILQILKGKVPEQIIELSGERVIMGRHPNCEIVLDNVAVSRYHAQILESHGFFYLEDLHSRNGTLLNGTVIEGRTELHENDTISICDIQMQFLLDYQETPDFLDSAIQQTMEVSNQSLKQGSHVVALDGSSHEGVLDGSSIISQLDLNSSSQLRISVKPEVKLHAVLEISQILSRALKLDEVLPRILDGLFKIFAQADQGFIMLQSPERKKLVVKATKARRAEDEDSIRISTTIVRQAIMSGSAILSADAVEDDRFKMSESITSLRIRSMMCVPLVSQGGDILGVIQLASRDIGQQFNKDDLDVMVAIAQQASLAVENAKLHEDLVKQRDIERDLEFAHQIQLGLLPHNRPKFKEYEFFDYYESAQSVGGDYFDYIELPNGKMVVTLGDVAGKGVPAAILMARLYASARYQVLSRNTPEKALGELNAEIASSGVGLRFITFVLAVLDPKKHTVSIVNAGHMAPLLRKSSDGTVEPVAQEKSGMPLGVMKKQTFHVETISLDPGDTLLFYTDGVTEAMDHDNNLYHKDRLVKYLKSGPDEVEPLVKGLLSDVEAFQNDSMQKDDMCVVCFRRKK
- a CDS encoding serine/threonine protein kinase, with protein sequence MPSDKRRKKIGPVSAGATGESSPPPSSQGKGVRTQQATGIDDADTTQETISQTSDSSKPSKKAKSASLIGVQLDDFKILRKLGQGGMATVYLAEQVSLKREAAIKVMHNELMSDETHVRRFEREAKAAAGLTHPNIVQVYMTGDFQGTHYIAQEYVRGINLREHLARNAPPDCALILRIMRQVTAALNAAAEKGIVHRDIKPENIMITSRKLIKVADFGLAQIAQSDERVELTQVGTTMGTPLYMSPEQVNGKPLDQRSDIYSLGVTCYHLISGRPPFHGETALSIAVKHLNEPAPPLSKRRPDLPVELCDLVHRMMEKDPEKRPANAAELMQAIKKIPEQPSLKQGRSWMSLIPFQGNRSFQKQFLAFVLASLCLGSVAAAIGWVNRPGDPLNAPFQEQAGKAAVESIIPHEKTAFAQFLLATRLKDKEEAWQSVIDYEPVSEVYKRRAQIRLGGLLIKPDRYDEAKAIFQELKDSGQAQYEVNGYAGLMALESINGNAREAQDIWDIRVGDHMNYLDAGLIDYVVTALEENQKTLGDKVDNREDIRRLSNFTDEEDRSPGPSPD
- a CDS encoding pyridoxal phosphate-dependent aminotransferase; this translates as MSEEWIADRMHLIDASGIRKVFDLAANMKNPVNLSIGQPHFDTPDTIKDALCQAVRDGKNAYSQTQGIAPLIEKIQSRVDAEYHHEDRQVFISSGTSGALMLVLNTLINPGDEVIVFDPYFVMYTHLTRVVGGKPVFVETYPDFTINIEKVRAAITDRTKLILFNSPSNPTGHVASETETRALAELVAEKNIALVSDEIYRSFCYDEPFVSPAAFNEKTIVIDGFSKSHSMTGHRLGFVHGPKSVVQQMIKLQQYTFVCAPHPVQWAGLAALECDISDRVEEYHEKRDLMRDRLSDKFEIAGAGGAFYMFLKTPWGTGTEFCTEAIKNNLLIIPGNVFSNRDTHFRISYAQENPVLEEGAAILNRLADRKM
- a CDS encoding NUDIX hydrolase, whose translation is MSDEDQTIAETRFLKLIKRGRWEFVQRVNLSGVVCLFPLTEDYRVILVEQFRPPVNAPVIEFPAGLAGDIKGQEEEAFETAAARELIEETGYEAQTMIPLGSTVSSAGLTDEAVDFFLALDLKKVAAGGGDESENITVHAVPFQEIESWLQAAQERGCLLDARIYAGLYFLSKHIPENL
- a CDS encoding DUF5077 domain-containing protein; the protein is MHNLTLRFTRNLIPQFSVLLIVGTVVCFFHGHSALSATKFAAQTDQKQFPIKKSWGTISALPQGLKLKLSDSKPPKSVTIPRLNNRVKTIYLADDDTKKPLTLKPGIEEWEIQLPESVPASATVIVEFNEAPYLPVKPKVISENADQQVVLDAKDALVHGMLLRYEPQPHKNTVGYWANENDWCEWKLDLKTPGVFDVYLLQGCGRGQGGSEVQVSVNDQKLKLTVEETGHFQNFKERHIGKLKLDQTGVQSLQVKPIKKARNAVMDVRQIRLVRQ